In one Notolabrus celidotus isolate fNotCel1 chromosome 1, fNotCel1.pri, whole genome shotgun sequence genomic region, the following are encoded:
- the arl8ba gene encoding ADP-ribosylation factor-like protein 8B-A, with amino-acid sequence MLALINRLLDWFKSLFWKEEMELTLVGLQYSGKTTFVNVIASGHFSEDMIPTVGFNMRKVSKGNVTIKIWDIGGQPRFRSMWERYCRGVNAIVYMVDAADREKVEASRNELHNLLDKPQLQGIPVLVLGNKRDLPTALDEKQLIEKMNLSAIQDREICCYSISCKEKDNIDITLQWLIQHSKSRRS; translated from the exons ATGCTGGCACTTATAAACCGGCTTTTGGACTGGTTCAAGTCTCTGTTTTGGAAAGAGGAGATGGAGCTGACGCTGGTCGGCCTCCAGTACTCGGGGAAAACAACATTTGTAAACGTGATCGCT tctggcCATTTCAGTGAAGACATGATCCCCACAGTCGGGTTCAACATGAGGAAGGTCTCCAAAGGAAACGTTACCATCAAG ATCTGGGACATAGGCGGACAGCCAAGGTTCAGGAGCATGTGGGAGCGGTACTGTCGGGGAGTTAATGCAATCGT GTACATGGTTGATGCAGCAGACCGAGAAAAGGTGGAGGCTTCCAGAAATGAGCTTCATAATTTATTAGACAAACCTCAGTTGCAAGGAATTCCT GTTTTGGTGCTTGGTAACAAAAGGGACCTTCCCACTGCTCTAGATGAGAAGCAGCTCATCGAGAAGAT GAATCTGTCAGCTATTCAGGACAGAGAAATATGCTGCTACTCGATTTCCTGCAAAGAGAAAGACAACATTG